The Carassius carassius chromosome 5, fCarCar2.1, whole genome shotgun sequence DNA window agattttttttttttgctatagcaTATTTAATGTGTGAGTGTTACAGtacagcaaaaaaacaacaacaaaatatattaatcttTTAGTGAAGCAATAGTACACCCTTTAAAgctaaatattttacttttaatgtatgtttaaaaaaaaaaaagtttttactatCAGCATGTGCCAATGCAGTcacttttggcattaaaaaaaaactgctgtcaGGATTTAGTAAAGACGCGCAGTGAAAAGTTTATGAAAAACCTTATTGGATATGCATTCATAGGAGTTTCCTTTTCAGACACAACGTTTATGGGAGTagagtatttaaatgaatcatgcaaAGTGATTTATGTAGGTTTTCCAGTAGTCAGTTTACTGGTATTTGTGCCATTATTTAACACTCAAGAATGAAAGAGTAACAATGTTTGTTACGGTCGTGGGGGTCACAGGGACTGAAGGCCAGACCCCCTCCGGCTCACTCATGGTGCTGTCACTGGTTCGTTAATTTGCACATTATCTGTAGATCAACTTTCCACTCCCACAGgtgcctttttattatttttttgggcaTTGCAGTCTTAGGCTAacttgccctgtttagtaaatctgtccCTTAGTCTGTTTAACTGGAAAACATGATTTAGTATACTTGCTGATTGACAGCCAATAGTTTTATTTGACAGATGAGACATTTTGTTATTACCGATGTTTTGTCCATTGGTGGGACCTCAAGTCTTTTCATCACTCTCAATTTGTCACCCCCTTCCAGCTGAATCATGAACGTCTGTAGAATCACATTCAGTGTTTTATCCAGGAGCTGGGAGTCTTGTGATGAATAAAGTGAACTAAAAGAATGGTTGCAGTGCTACATACTCACCTCCAGTTTAGACATGAGATGTTCACATTTGCCTCTGTCTGTGTTGAGCAGAGATGTGTCAAGCCTTTCATTTCTCCATTTTAGGCCATGTTCACAACCAAACTTTGAATCATAAATTGTGGTGATCTTGCAGAAACACTTGTAGTTGAATtcctagaaaaacaaaaaagtactgGCACAAATGGGCATATTTTAtgccatttcattttttaaagaaaatattgtatGTAGTAATTGTACTATGTGgtaaattttatttgaaattgctagtacaaatatatattaaaacagaaaagttatttGTCATCAGAGAAATGCAGAGATTTATATGTTAACAATATGGAACTTCAAGATTTTTAAAGAGCACCTGGTATTTTTGCAGAAAGGCCAAGCTCAGGTATAGTTCACCAACTgccattttgatttgttttagatGGGTTCTTCTTCTTTTGGTAGGTGGGACAACACTGATGACACAATTATCTCCTGGAACTTTGGATCCAGAAACTTCCTGAGCTACAATCCCAAGTGTTGCCAGTCTGTTTTGAGCTTCTGATAGCTTCTCTATAAAATAGAAATAGGTAATACTGAATATGTATCAACATGTATTGTAAATGATTCGCAAACAGTACTTTAGAGTTGTTTACCTGAAAAGAAGAGGTTCACCTTGTTCAGCTCTTCCTCACAGGTTTTGAAGAACTCTTTTTTCACAGACCTTTGTCGGTTTCCTATAAAGTGTTTCATTATTACTGATGGATGAATGAAAATGTAGTCATGATGTTATTCACTTGCTCCCTTCACACAGCCATTCACATATCAATCCTGTCCCTTTTTAAGCATTCAGCTTTGCCAAGTTATTAATGATTCATTTGACCTGCTTCACCTTTGATATTGTGAGGATACCTGCCATAGAAAGTCAAAATCTATCATGCATTTAATTTCAAAGGGAATAATTTATGAGATTATACTGCTGTATATGACAGTCATAAATATGTCCGGgcagcattttattattattattatttttttttttttttaacagtgtgaaAATATAGCAAATATGCAAATGACTatgatacattattttaatagtgGAATACTCTCACGTAACTAGATTTCAGCAGTGAAATCGACCCAACATATTAATGCTCTTACCATAACAAATGAGCCTAAGCCTATCTTCCTTGTTCAACAGAGATTTCAGGGTCTAAAAAAACCACAACATGTTATCCTTTATTTGGTTAAGTAATCATGTTAAGTTGCGAATTCAACTATTAGAGTCTATAAAACCCTAAAAGTTTAAAACATAAAGAATGTATCAAGGAACAAGAACCCAAACTTACCTCATAGCTTATATATTGCTTTTTCCATTCAGGAATCATGTGTGAAGCTGGGTGGTCAGAAAATGTCATTTGGACTCCCTGCTCACCAGTACTGAGTGATCTTCAGTGTtttctccatgtgtgtgtgtgtgtgtgtgtgtgtgtgtgtgtgtgtgtgtgtgtgtgtgtgtgtgtgtgtgtgtgtgtgtgtgtgtgtgttgtgtgtgtgtgtgtgtgtgtgtgtgtgtgtgtgtgtgtttgtgggcctTATAACAATAGAAAGTATGAGACGTGGAGGGAGGGGCAGTCACAGTGCAAGAGCACAAAGAATCACTTAACTCGTGTATAATTCAGTGGGTCATCTAAGCATTTAAGCACACTTCTCATACAGTTTTATGTCATGAGCTTTCTTATTTGAAGCATCTTCTCTCTTCAGcagataaacaaaacatttaagaaaCATGTCATTTATTGATTGCATGATTGctgtattaatataatgtaaaaacagCAATCAACAATCCAAAAAATCCTAATCCAAACAGATGTTTAGTGAGCACCGGggtccaaaaataataataataataataataataataataataataataataataatttatgggATCAAATTTAATCCTGGAAATAAACAAGTTGTAGGATttaaaaaatagcaaaataaataaatagttagaaaataaaaagaattgtATCACACGCTTGTAtcataattgtaattgtaattcaattattaaaaattgttttcaCCAGTGGTTTTAGACTTTTGGAAACAGCTGAAGGTCCCACTGCTATCTATAATTATCAGAAAATGTACTGTTAACACTGTACTGTTCATTTTAAAAGCAATAAGTTAATTTGgatatttacattaaaatttaAACCTGATTACTTACAGGTAATACACAAATGCACTGCCTTTTGTTGCTACTGTAAGAACTCATGTGAAGAGATTTACGCCTGTAAGTCTTGGGGGAACTTCTTGTTGGaagttgaaattaaataaaaaatcacccTACCCATTCTAAATTAAACACAGTCAGATTTTCTAGTCACTGATTAATTCACAGTAATATTACTAAACAATGTGACAAATAAAGATGCCCACAGAGTCTCTCAGTGCAGATACAGGACTTTTGAGATTTAAATGAATTCATAAGAGAACAAAATAGGACAACTTGGAGTATTTTAGAATCAGGTCATATGGTGCCTGTTGAGAGGAAGCTTTCAAATAAAGAACAAAGATTGTGCGATTCTGATACAATAATTGGTCATAGTTATCAAATAAATCTGGCTAGGAAGTTGTTAAGCAAATTTGACTTGTACGATAATTTTATGTCTTATTTAAACTGACAAAGTCGGTATAGCTTTCTGCTTTTTAGTGAAgctttgattttcaaagatgtgataaaatttaaaaaaacacagtaaagtaTATATATTGTTACACAATGATTTTATTGCAGAGTTTCCACCTTATCCTCCACCATAAGGTTCTTCAAGTCTAAAAGCAAGATGAAGTACCTGGAACTCAGCTTGTGCACCTGAAAAGCTGCCTCTTAAAACATGAGAAGACAACTAAATTATTCACAGTTCTAGTTCACAGAACATCCTGTAAGATGCCACGGACAAAAGTGATGTTTGCAAATGTTTCCTGTATTTGCACAAAATAAAAGgcaattttattttgtaaaacctTGGCCACACcagactaaaaataaatatacctCCATTATACATTTAATGATCGACTCATACATGTGTGAAAAACTACTTCAGTTTTGTTTATAGTAGGTTTCATAAGGCCACATTTCAGTCCATAGCCAAGTGTGCAAAGGCCACACACAGTTTTGtcttacaaattacaaatattacaaatatttaaaaacaaaacaatacacaatatGATAAATGTGTgcccttaaagggacagtccatcCAAAAAGGAAAGTTCTGTCATCAGTTGTttccacatgttgttccaaacctgtatgcattgtctttcttctgtggaatgcaaaagaagatattttgaagaatgttggttactTAATGGTTTCATGGATAAAAAatactatgtaagtcaatgggaCTCAAAACTGCAATGGTTGCCAacatttttcagaatatctttttttgtatCCACAGaagaaaagtcatacaggtttggaatgacttgaggttGAGGAactgatgagagaattttcacTTTTAGGTGGACTATCCTTTCAAACAGCCTATCAACCatcaataaatacacaaataatatatttgttcctttaaaatgttaaaacggTAACCCTGTTGAATATTATTCTCACTCACTCCATGCCATTCTTCATTTAACTGAGAATTACTGAATCATTGCAGTTCAAATCGGAAGTAAATATCCTTCATGGGATCAATATTTTGGGGGTATGACCACAATGGGCTCTCCATTTCTAGGCCGCCACATTAGAACCTGGGCATCATTGGCATTAGGCTTAAGCAAGGCATTTGTTGGGATGGGTTCATTTTTAACTAGGACTTGAGGCTGTTCCTGGATCAGTGGCTGCACAACTGTGGCTCTTTGACCCAGAGGCTTCATTGGATCCACTTTAATGCAGAGCTCCATCCTCCAGCGGATGGTTCGGAGTAGCACCATCTCAGCTGTGGTTTCGTTCATGGCCACTAGCCACGTGGTGAAGCGTTGATCCCTCTGGATGGCGCTCAGGAGAGGGGGACTGCTGGTGGTGCCCACTGGGACACTCCACGTCACACTTGGGCAGAAGTTATCATTCATGCTGACGGTGAGTTTGGTGCTCTTCTTAGTGGGACCCACTACTGTGTACATCTCAGTGGTGCAGCCGTACCAGGGGTAATTCACACCATCTGAATCACTAATGGCCTGGATCTGCCCACATTTCAGCTCCGGGAGCTCCCAGCTGGATCTAAAGAGGGAAGATCAAACTTCTTATTCAGATGTTGTATAGAGAAGTGAGTTCATAAACTCTTGCATCACAATGTACCCTAGTGAaagggtgctgtcagaatgagagtccaaaaagctgataaaaagacCTTTATAGAGTTTTATTGAGTCCTCTgtatctataatattgctttctccactgATCCTTTTATGAGCTGTGTTCTGATGGCAACCATTCACTTTAAAGGATCCACTGGAGAGCAAGTgacgtaatgctaaatttctccaaatctgatgaagaaacaaactcatttacatcttggatggcctgagagtgagtacaatcatttttggttaaactagcctttaacagtaaaacagttttgtttGTTTAGGTTTCAAATCAAGAAAGTTATAATGACTAAAAAAGATCTTAATCAACAGCCCTGTAATTTCCTAGAGAATGAATGTTGTGAATAATTTTGGTAGAAATAAAGCCTCCGCTAGGTCTCTCAGGACTGACGTTGGTCTTTACCGACAAGCCCTTTGTCCTGTTAGGGGTGTGTTCAGCTTTGCTGCTTTTAAGGAAACAATCTCAGGAAATTGCACCATAAACATTACTAACATCCtgaaaaagcatttttacatatttccatttttatatCATGCCACCCCTAAACTACATAGAGTTCATTTTTCTTCAGttcatttttacaatatttcaatGATATTTTGCTGCCCTGTAAACCAAATGATGGAAGTTTCTGATACAGATATGCATAactgtgttgttgttttatttctgcTTAATTTGCATCATAATGTGCATTATAAATGCTTATtattcatgttattattattacttttaggCAGAATAATTTTGCAATTTACATAGGTGtaaatttattatcatttttgtctcgatttttaaagtgtacttttttttaacCTGAGAATGAGTGGCTTTATTcataaagtaaatttttaaataaacgtAAAGAGTAATAACCCAAAGAGTACATTAAATACCATATTTTACCAATGGATATTGTTGGGTGCAAATCGTCAGAGACCCATAATGTGTGCCATTTATGGGTTCACTTGAAAATAAAGGTTCCCAAAGGGGAGGTTGTAGAAAATAGAAACTTTTGTGCAGTGGAAAAGTTCTATGATTGTTAAAGGTTCTTCCTGGAACCATAGATGTGAAtattaaacctttatttttaaaagtgtttttggtaATCTAAATATCAGCCTCTAGATTCCCAGGGCTCAAATCAATAAAGTATTCAAGAGCTAGGTGTATATTTTTGTACAATGAACACACTTACACTCCTTCATTCccatatatattaaagaaatccATTTGATTGCAAGCCTGGATCCAGCCAACGGTCCAGATCTCTTTGCAAAGCATGGGTGGCACCTGCACTTGAGCTGATGCCCTGAAGTAAGGCGTGCGGTATCGCAGAACCACATTTGAT harbors:
- the LOC132140934 gene encoding protein FAM78A-like — translated: MGCVQSVKLKPSFHENITVLELQASIDASPTVIDESSNVVLRYRTPYFRASAQVQVPPMLCKEIWTVGWIQACNQMDFFNIYGNEGVSSWELPELKCGQIQAISDSDGVNYPWYGCTTEMYTVVGPTKKSTKLTVSMNDNFCPSVTWSVPVGTTSSPPLLSAIQRDQRFTTWLVAMNETTAEMVLLRTIRWRMELCIKVDPMKPLGQRATVVQPLIQEQPQVLVKNEPIPTNALLKPNANDAQVLMWRPRNGEPIVVIPPKY